In Helianthus annuus cultivar XRQ/B chromosome 9, HanXRQr2.0-SUNRISE, whole genome shotgun sequence, the following are encoded in one genomic region:
- the LOC110879496 gene encoding elongation of fatty acids protein 3-like yields the protein MQTQPVLHRLSHMVSEHPTVIGFRWSHVQSWGATWAFLFSSISFYFTLSTTLHVILLLFRHRSRPVPVGPIPAVHSLIMSVVSATILAGTLTSAAAEIRDTRWLWGRSKTTIHWLLCFPLGTRSSGRVFFWSYAFYLSRYLHVMRTFFTILRKRRLSLFHLFVNSIPIMMSFLWLEFSQSFQVLQIVFIAFTDSVVYGYRFWIEFGLPTASFPLVANIQMMLLVLNFICHCGVLFLQVWGGGCNGIGAWVFNSVINGAFLFMFLNSFVRMRWIRRKALESMSTNGKID from the coding sequence ATGCAAACTCAACCAGTATTACACCGTCTTTctcacatggtatcagagcatccaACCGTTATCGGATTCCGCTGGAGCCACGTCCAATCATGGGGCGCCACGTGGGCCTTCCTATTCTCCTCCATCTCCTTCTACTTCACCCTTTCCACCACCCTCCACGTCATCCTCCTCCTCTTCCGCCACCGCTCCCGCCCCGTCCCCGTGGGCCCCATCCCCGCCGTCCACAGCCTCATTATGTCCGTCGTCTCCGCCACCATACTCGCCGGAACCCTCACCTCCGCGGCCGCAGAGATCCGTGACACTCGTTGGCTCTGGGGCCGCTCCAAAACAACTATACATTGGCTACTATGTTTCCCACTTGGCACGCGCTCATCTGGGCGCGTGTTTTTTTGGTCATATGCTTTTTACCTGTCACGTTACCTTCACGTGATGCGTACCTTTTTTACTATCCTACGAAAGCGTAGGCTTTCCCTATTTCACCTCTTTGTAAATTCTATACCAATTATGATGTCATTTCTCTGGCTGGAATTTTCGCAGTCGTTTCAAGTACTACAGATCGTTTTCATAGCTTTCACGGATTCAGTTGTGTATGGATACCGGTTTTGGATCGAATTCGGGTTACCAACGGCTTCGTTTCCATTGGTGGCCAATATTCAGATGATGTTgttggttttgaattttatttgTCATTGTGGGGTGTTGTTTTTGCAAGTGTGGGGTGGTGGGTGCAATGGAATTGGGGCTTGGGTGTTTAACTCGGTTATTAATGGGGCTTTCTTGTTCATGTTCTTGAATTCGTTCGTTAGAATGCGTTGGATTCGTCGAAAGGCGTTGGAGTCGATGAGCACAAATGGTAAAATCGATTAA